The following are encoded in a window of Elusimicrobiota bacterium genomic DNA:
- a CDS encoding TetR/AcrR family transcriptional regulator encodes MSRPSTNTDKRMIEAAKALIPQTGFKGLRIRDVARKAGVNLGMFNYYFKTKEKFIEILLTELYGEFLNTLEIETQEGGAAREHLKNALEKIGVFIRDHRHLVFPLFEEIVSGNREIMEFAKINMSKHFFILFDLIKKCQKEGSISKNIPIPAALLCLIVPVAIPNLAMKAFEKYYSKTLINILTKPFQSMFLSDMSIKQRVEIVLKGVSPGD; translated from the coding sequence ATGAGTAGGCCATCAACTAATACTGATAAGAGAATGATTGAAGCTGCCAAAGCGCTTATTCCTCAGACGGGTTTTAAGGGGCTCAGAATCCGGGATGTTGCAAGAAAAGCAGGTGTAAATCTCGGTATGTTCAACTATTATTTTAAAACAAAAGAGAAATTCATTGAAATACTTCTTACCGAACTTTATGGGGAATTCCTGAATACTCTTGAAATCGAAACCCAAGAAGGGGGGGCAGCAAGAGAGCATCTAAAAAACGCTTTAGAAAAAATCGGGGTATTTATAAGGGATCACCGCCATCTGGTTTTCCCCTTATTTGAAGAGATTGTTTCGGGGAACCGCGAGATAATGGAATTTGCAAAAATCAACATGTCAAAACATTTTTTTATTCTTTTTGATCTTATCAAAAAATGCCAAAAAGAAGGTTCAATTTCAAAAAATATTCCTATTCCGGCTGCGTTACTATGTTTAATTGTGCCCGTCGCGATTCCGAATCTAGCTATGAAAGCATTTGAAAAATATTATTCAAAAACGCTTATAAATATATTAACTAAACCGTTTCAGTCTATGTTTTTGTCTGATATGTCTATCAAACAAAGGGTAGAAATTGTCCTAAAAGGCGTATCGCCGGGTGATTAG
- a CDS encoding TolC family protein — protein sequence MKKVIHTLLTALILIGFSVILVAKDIPLVSLKLSDIEQKTAENSPRLKASQKETEAFIKRSESAKAQLFPKLNFEGSYRYISVIPEIDIPIKGFGSLKLGDNTNYSIGPALYWTVWDKNAIRNNWLSFKSQATSKKYETETIERQIMLAARVAYFQAGLANEQVLLLSDALKVLQAQYEDIVINVKAGAKSRMDELSAHQEVIIKMKQLRTARSYLAQCLDDLSALTNEKYGDNPMVPFSAGIIENLPKNITSPTLFLEIEPVDALIKKFEKYKKSKLSENHPNVISMEELAESAKLLSKSISSGLWPKLQFSARTSLDYPNGPKLEAINQNALGVNLTWILFEGSASRKKSQENILLGEAQTEKRNQVLRDLQKEWQKLIDQLADLEEQKVLNEQYVSEAKELSKIVYSSYKAGSANFIDVQNANYRLLEAKTQSVKTKFQILVNLVTMASLAE from the coding sequence ATGAAAAAAGTTATCCACACCTTACTAACGGCTCTAATATTGATTGGATTTTCAGTTATTTTAGTGGCTAAGGATATTCCATTAGTCTCGCTAAAACTTTCTGATATTGAGCAAAAAACTGCTGAAAATTCACCTCGTTTAAAAGCTTCACAAAAAGAAACCGAAGCCTTCATTAAAAGGTCAGAAAGTGCTAAAGCGCAACTATTTCCTAAATTAAATTTTGAGGGTTCATATAGATATATATCCGTTATTCCTGAAATAGACATCCCTATCAAAGGATTCGGGTCACTAAAACTAGGGGACAATACAAACTACAGCATTGGGCCGGCACTTTATTGGACAGTATGGGACAAAAACGCAATAAGAAATAACTGGCTCAGCTTTAAATCACAGGCAACTTCCAAAAAATATGAAACGGAAACAATCGAAAGACAGATTATGCTTGCTGCAAGAGTTGCTTATTTCCAAGCCGGCCTGGCAAATGAACAGGTTTTACTTTTGTCTGATGCCTTAAAAGTTTTACAGGCACAATACGAAGATATCGTTATTAACGTAAAAGCCGGCGCCAAAAGCCGAATGGACGAACTTTCTGCTCATCAGGAAGTTATTATTAAAATGAAACAGCTAAGAACCGCGCGCTCATATTTAGCCCAATGTTTAGACGATCTCAGTGCTTTGACAAATGAAAAATACGGCGATAATCCGATGGTTCCTTTCAGCGCCGGTATTATAGAAAATTTACCCAAAAATATTACTTCTCCGACACTTTTCCTTGAAATAGAACCAGTGGATGCGTTAATTAAAAAGTTTGAAAAATACAAAAAATCAAAACTTTCCGAAAACCATCCAAATGTTATTAGCATGGAAGAACTTGCTGAGTCAGCAAAGCTTTTATCCAAAAGCATATCTTCAGGACTCTGGCCGAAATTACAGTTTAGCGCAAGGACATCTTTAGATTATCCGAATGGCCCTAAACTTGAAGCTATTAACCAAAATGCTTTGGGAGTAAATCTGACTTGGATACTGTTTGAAGGGAGTGCTTCAAGAAAAAAGTCCCAAGAAAATATTTTATTGGGCGAAGCGCAAACCGAAAAAAGAAATCAGGTATTGAGAGATCTGCAAAAAGAATGGCAGAAACTTATTGACCAGCTAGCTGATCTTGAGGAGCAGAAAGTTTTGAATGAGCAATATGTTTCTGAAGCAAAGGAGCTTTCAAAAATCGTTTATAGTTCTTACAAAGCAGGATCGGCAAACTTTATTGATGTGCAAAACGCAAATTACCGTTTGTTGGAAGCAAAAACACAATCTGTCAAAACTAAATTTCAAATACTGGTTAATCTTGTGACAATGGCAAGCTTAGCAGAATAA
- a CDS encoding efflux RND transporter periplasmic adaptor subunit has product MKPKLIPLILVIVIVAGIIIYQLAKQSEFMYAGTIEATEVELSSRLTATIDEINVDEGSKVKKGDILVRLLIEDINIAYDSAEKDYKRAVELRKAGSMNQETFDRIRFKRDDILVKVGWATIKAPNDGTILLKFHEPGEMVNPGTKLLALADLSKVWAYVYVPQPLLSKISLGMPVDGFIPESKMKKIPGKIVHIKDEAEFTPRNVQTRKERTRLVYGVKVEFENSDGFLKPGMTIEVKLPA; this is encoded by the coding sequence ATGAAACCAAAACTAATTCCATTGATTTTAGTAATTGTGATTGTTGCTGGCATCATCATCTACCAACTGGCAAAACAGAGTGAATTTATGTATGCGGGCACCATTGAAGCAACGGAAGTAGAATTGTCAAGCCGGCTGACGGCCACGATAGACGAGATAAATGTTGATGAAGGAAGTAAAGTAAAAAAAGGGGACATTTTAGTAAGACTTTTGATTGAAGATATAAATATCGCCTATGATTCCGCAGAGAAGGATTATAAACGCGCTGTTGAGCTTCGTAAAGCCGGTTCCATGAATCAGGAAACTTTTGACCGCATCCGATTTAAACGGGACGATATCTTAGTAAAAGTCGGCTGGGCTACAATAAAAGCGCCTAATGACGGCACTATTCTCTTGAAATTTCATGAGCCCGGCGAAATGGTAAATCCCGGTACAAAACTTCTCGCCTTGGCGGATCTTTCTAAGGTATGGGCTTATGTTTATGTTCCTCAACCGCTATTATCTAAGATTTCTCTTGGAATGCCTGTAGACGGATTTATTCCTGAGTCCAAAATGAAAAAAATCCCGGGAAAAATAGTGCATATCAAAGATGAGGCAGAATTTACTCCGCGAAATGTTCAGACCAGAAAAGAAAGAACAAGGCTCGTTTATGGCGTTAAAGTAGAATTTGAAAATAGCGACGGTTTCCTTAAACCGGGAATGACGATCGAAGTTAAACTCCCGGCGTAA
- a CDS encoding ABC transporter ATP-binding protein: MSNHKPTNVGVEIKNLSKNFKNNQAIDNLSINFEPGLLHGIIGPDGAGKTTFLRILSGLLNPTKGTIQFIDNGKPIAFETIRPFIGYMPSRPSLYPDLSVEEHLMFFRDLYQLLPEEYEKKSNELLEISRLKVFKDRKAINLSGGMYKKLGLMCALLRSPSVLLLDEPTNGVDPISRRELWDLLYRLSDEKILILISTAYMDEAERCTRVHFIESGKLLESGIPEIILEKKKIKSFDDLFLRKNQNE, from the coding sequence ATGTCTAACCATAAACCCACCAATGTCGGCGTAGAAATAAAAAATCTTTCAAAGAATTTCAAAAATAATCAGGCAATTGACAACTTGAGCATTAACTTTGAACCGGGGCTTCTTCACGGAATAATCGGACCCGACGGAGCAGGAAAAACTACTTTTTTAAGAATTCTTTCAGGGCTACTTAATCCTACCAAAGGAACCATTCAATTTATAGATAACGGAAAACCCATCGCTTTTGAAACTATAAGGCCTTTCATAGGATACATGCCTTCGCGGCCGAGCCTTTATCCCGATCTTTCGGTTGAAGAACATTTAATGTTTTTTAGAGATCTTTATCAGCTTTTGCCGGAAGAGTACGAGAAAAAGAGTAATGAACTTCTTGAAATCAGCAGGCTTAAAGTTTTCAAGGACAGAAAAGCTATAAATCTTTCGGGCGGGATGTATAAAAAGTTAGGCCTTATGTGCGCTCTTCTTCGCTCGCCCTCAGTTCTGCTTTTGGATGAGCCTACCAACGGAGTAGACCCCATTTCAAGAAGAGAACTGTGGGACTTATTGTATCGGCTTTCTGATGAAAAAATTCTTATTCTTATTTCGACGGCTTATATGGATGAAGCTGAAAGGTGCACGCGCGTTCATTTTATTGAATCGGGAAAACTTTTGGAAAGCGGCATTCCGGAAATTATATTAGAAAAGAAAAAAATTAAAAGTTTTGATGACTTATTCTTAAGGAAAAATCAAAATGAATGA
- a CDS encoding ABC transporter ATP-binding protein: protein MNEIEKTIEISNLTVKFGDFTAVDDVSFSVNKGEIFGFLGANGAGKTTTIRVMCGLLIPNIGDVKIAGHGFSDGGTDIKKKVGYMSQKFTLYDDLTVIENLQFKASLRKIEEKALKIRIKELFEFIGFNYPENMMVRDLPSGIKQQVSLCATLLHDPEIIFLDEPTSGVSPEVRKKFWALIDKLSKEGKTVIVTSHYLNEAEECQRIALMRTGKLIALDSPEMLKVKTYPEGLVEIYCKNTGAECLDKIYKDQSIEKIWPFGHKYHAVFKNKQLIEKYLENVPEGFSAKRIQPSLEDVFMKLVEEK, encoded by the coding sequence ATGAATGAAATTGAAAAAACCATTGAAATATCTAATCTTACCGTAAAATTCGGTGATTTTACGGCAGTGGATGATGTTTCTTTTAGCGTGAACAAAGGCGAGATATTCGGCTTTCTGGGAGCAAATGGCGCGGGAAAAACTACAACTATCAGGGTAATGTGTGGTTTGTTGATTCCGAACATAGGAGATGTAAAAATAGCAGGACATGGCTTTAGTGACGGGGGGACCGATATAAAGAAGAAAGTCGGCTATATGTCGCAGAAGTTTACTCTTTATGACGACTTGACTGTAATTGAAAATCTGCAATTCAAGGCTTCTTTGAGAAAGATTGAAGAAAAGGCCTTAAAAATAAGGATTAAAGAACTTTTTGAATTTATAGGGTTCAATTATCCTGAAAATATGATGGTACGCGATTTGCCTTCCGGTATCAAACAGCAGGTTTCTTTATGCGCTACTTTATTGCATGACCCTGAAATAATATTTTTGGATGAACCCACCTCCGGAGTATCTCCGGAAGTCAGAAAGAAGTTCTGGGCGTTAATTGATAAATTATCCAAAGAAGGAAAAACTGTAATTGTCACTTCCCATTATCTGAACGAAGCTGAGGAATGCCAAAGAATCGCTTTAATGCGTACAGGTAAACTGATAGCATTGGATAGTCCTGAGATGCTGAAAGTTAAAACTTATCCTGAAGGTCTTGTTGAAATATATTGCAAAAATACCGGCGCAGAATGCCTGGATAAAATATACAAAGATCAATCAATTGAAAAAATTTGGCCTTTCGGCCATAAGTATCACGCAGTTTTTAAAAACAAGCAACTTATTGAAAAATATCTTGAAAATGTGCCGGAGGGATTTTCAGCAAAAAGAATACAGCCTTCACTTGAAGATGTGTTTATGAAGCTTGTAGAAGAGAAGTAA
- a CDS encoding ABC transporter permease — MIEKFNISRALSVARKEIMHILRDPFTLGMAIGIPIVFVIFFGFAIDFDFKGIKLSVFDFDHSRQSRELVSVFSSSGYFVPSSGYHLGNPISDVESERSFMALIINPGFGKKIVSGEGDKVQLLMDGTDNRKAGAVNGYVAGINQAVIRRLTGAAYKSPIDYETRFLYNPELNTKWFIVPGLIVIIIGLLSILMTALTVAREWENGSMELLLSTPVTPLEIVILHASSRKQCSFPL, encoded by the coding sequence ATGATAGAAAAATTTAATATTTCCAGGGCCCTTTCAGTTGCTAGAAAGGAAATAATGCATATTTTGAGGGATCCTTTTACGCTCGGAATGGCGATAGGGATACCGATAGTTTTCGTGATATTTTTCGGATTTGCGATAGATTTTGATTTTAAAGGTATAAAACTTTCTGTATTTGATTTTGACCATTCAAGACAATCCAGAGAACTCGTTTCGGTTTTTTCGTCGTCAGGGTATTTCGTGCCTTCAAGCGGTTACCATTTAGGGAACCCCATTTCGGATGTTGAATCGGAACGCTCGTTTATGGCTTTGATTATTAATCCCGGGTTCGGGAAAAAGATCGTATCGGGTGAAGGAGATAAAGTTCAACTCCTTATGGACGGAACGGATAACAGAAAAGCAGGCGCTGTAAATGGATATGTCGCAGGCATTAATCAGGCTGTGATTCGCAGGCTTACCGGCGCTGCTTATAAAAGTCCGATAGATTATGAAACTAGGTTTTTATATAATCCGGAACTAAATACAAAATGGTTTATTGTTCCCGGGCTTATTGTAATCATAATCGGCCTTTTATCAATACTTATGACCGCATTAACCGTTGCAAGAGAATGGGAAAACGGTTCAATGGAATTGCTTTTGTCAACGCCGGTTACTCCTTTGGAAATCGTGATATTACACGCCAGCAGCAGAAAGCAATGCAGTTTTCCTTTATAG
- a CDS encoding ABC transporter permease: MQFSFIVGLLPSLLLSGFIFPVENMPIFFRYFTMILPPRWFIEIIRAIFLKGSGLIALSLPFTVLIIMMLFLIFVAVKKSKKDVEP; encoded by the coding sequence ATGCAGTTTTCCTTTATAGTCGGGCTTCTTCCATCCCTTCTTCTTTCAGGATTTATTTTCCCCGTAGAAAATATGCCTATTTTTTTCAGATATTTTACTATGATTCTTCCTCCGAGATGGTTTATAGAAATAATAAGAGCTATTTTTCTTAAAGGTTCGGGGCTAATAGCTTTGTCTTTGCCGTTTACAGTTTTGATTATAATGATGCTCTTTCTGATTTTCGTTGCAGTAAAAAAATCCAAAAAGGATGTTGAGCCATGA
- a CDS encoding ABC transporter permease: MNKTILGFLKKEFAQTLRDPVMRVFIFAAPLIQLLLFGYAISMEFRNLKMAVIYEPSDYIARQLSENIYASGWFVGAELISRDPEVIIRSGKADVVLSMPRNGLTKTIKKEGSAKIQLLIDSQNSLKARAIEAYINSITKKFIIERFPAQAKTLPVSFDVRILFNPTLQTNIFMVPGVMTLILCIVTMMLTGMSLAREKEMGTFETIIAAPLKNIEIIIGKTLPYLIIGLCDASLILLAGIVIFDMPVRGSVFLVGLAALIFVCATVSIGMLISTFAKNQQQAMMGTFLFLFPAALMSGIFYPVESMPPVLRFIGYLDPLKYFISILRNIMLKGANPEMVWSNLAVLVVMTIIIVFVTNRRFHQTLN, encoded by the coding sequence ATGAATAAGACTATTTTGGGATTTTTAAAAAAAGAGTTTGCCCAAACACTGCGGGATCCTGTTATGAGGGTGTTTATTTTTGCCGCACCGCTTATTCAGCTTCTCCTTTTTGGCTATGCAATTTCAATGGAGTTCAGGAACTTAAAAATGGCGGTTATTTATGAACCGAGCGACTATATCGCAAGACAGCTTTCAGAAAATATATATGCTTCAGGCTGGTTTGTAGGAGCAGAACTAATCAGCCGTGATCCCGAAGTAATTATCCGTTCCGGCAAAGCAGATGTAGTTTTATCTATGCCGCGCAACGGCCTTACAAAAACTATAAAAAAAGAAGGCAGTGCAAAAATTCAGCTTCTGATTGATTCTCAAAATTCATTAAAAGCGCGGGCTATTGAGGCATATATAAATTCCATAACAAAAAAGTTTATCATTGAAAGATTCCCTGCTCAAGCGAAAACTTTGCCCGTTTCATTTGATGTCAGGATTTTATTTAATCCTACCCTGCAGACAAATATTTTTATGGTTCCGGGAGTAATGACGTTAATACTTTGTATTGTTACGATGATGTTGACGGGGATGTCTTTAGCGCGCGAAAAAGAGATGGGGACTTTTGAAACAATAATAGCAGCCCCGCTTAAAAATATAGAAATAATTATAGGAAAAACTCTTCCGTATCTTATTATCGGCCTTTGCGACGCTTCGCTAATCCTTTTAGCCGGAATAGTAATTTTTGATATGCCGGTTAGGGGATCAGTGTTTCTGGTTGGTCTTGCGGCTCTGATATTTGTCTGCGCGACTGTGAGTATTGGGATGCTAATTTCAACATTTGCTAAAAATCAGCAGCAGGCAATGATGGGAACTTTCCTGTTTTTATTTCCGGCGGCGCTTATGTCCGGGATATTTTACCCGGTTGAAAGCATGCCACCGGTTTTAAGGTTTATCGGTTACCTAGATCCTTTGAAATATTTTATCAGTATTTTAAGAAATATTATGCTAAAAGGCGCCAATCCTGAAATGGTTTGGTCTAACCTTGCTGTTTTAGTTGTTATGACTATTATCATCGTGTTTGTTACCAACCGCCGTTTCCATCAAACGCTTAATTAG